The Phalacrocorax carbo chromosome 2, bPhaCar2.1, whole genome shotgun sequence region GAGAGGGTAACCAACTCATATTGGTTATACCTACTTGGTTCTGCCAAGAGCTTAAACTAGCAAATTCAATAGGTGCCAAATATATTGCATTATTAGCTGGGTAAGTCTTGCAAATCCATTGTGACCAaggattttataaatataaatatacacacacacacatatatatgtacattttaACCTAATACTAGCAAATGCATCTTCCTATTGCCCATGTTATGCTCTGGCTAGGATGTGGTTAGGGTGGTGAAAACTCATGCTGTTCCACGTGTTGCTGTATCCTGCAGGAGCCAGGCTCCTGCCATATTGACACCATAGCTCTGACAAGTAGGCAAATAACAAATGCCTGTGATATTACACTTATATACTGCAGATCCACAGAccacagcaaagcagaacatCCAAGGCTTGCCTCGGTTTACCTCATTTTGGAACATGGCCCAGAGTCCTTGCTCTCACAGTGGAATTTTATGTCCCTGGCAGGCCACATAAAATTACATGGtagaggaaagcaaaaggtTTCCTATGATATTTCCAGGTTTTCTTTGATTCCACACAGCCCATCAATAAGCGTTGATTAGCAGGGAGAATGACCTCAAGTCACGTCAGCTGTAGGATGTGTTTTCCTGGATGGAAAGGAAGAATAAGATTTCCGCCTCTCAAAGTTAAGGATTATCATGggttttaaaagcataattttgcccttattgtcttttttcttttatataagCCCTACAAATGAAGGGAAAGACTAATGGTAGGTCAGTGATTAATCATTTGAAATGCTAAGGCTTTGTCAAATACTAACGTCAATGCATCAGACTTCAGATCTAGATTGTCTGGGGTTTAACAGTTGCATTATGATAGAATTTACTTTCATATCCTCTTTTGGGAAGCTGCATATCGCTCACTCATTTACCAGTAAACTTGCTTTTTAAGCCTGACCATTTGGCCTTCGAAATGTGAGGTAGGATTTTCCACAGTCTATAGCCTAGGTTCTTAAAGGGATACTTTTGATATCAATGGGATGCATTTGAAACCTAATTTGCTGAAAGCCACAAGATCTCACTAGCTCTGTGGCCAAAAgggtctttatttttaaaacggGATGACAAAAGTAATAGAATATTGATTTAGTGATATATCAGGTGTTTAGCATGAATTTCTGGATCATGTAGTTCTCACTGCTCATCTGTATATATTTATGTCAGACTTGTATTTCTCACATATAAGTCCTATTAATGCTGAAGGTTTCATTAAATTATTCCAGTTTCTACTTTATGGATGACAAAGGAACTAAAATGCCCACCATTTCAACCAGAATTCCCTTCTATTTGTGGATAAACTGCTTCTAACTTAAAGAATACCAGTCCTGCATATTAAAGaataagatataaaaatatattattaatgCTTCGTGCTGGCAGGTCTTagcaatcaaaatattttcgTTCTTTTTAATGTAGCTAATTGGATTTATGCTGGCTGAAGACtcagatgatttttttcagtccttaGGAATGTGATATttctcctggtttcagctgggatacttttactcttctgattctctcccccatcccactgggggggtggagtgagcaagcggctgtaTGGGGCTGaattgctgactggggctaaaccatgacaatattATACTGCTTTGTTacacagaagaaacaagaaaagcacACAGCAAAGGTGGAAAGTGAAAGAGTTCAGCCTaacatttttaagttttaaagttATTCAAACATTAGTTTGGGGGAAATTAGGGCATAAAACCACACAAACAGATTTAAGGCATGACTTCCCATAGTCTTATTGTTCTTGACAGGTCACAATAACATTTAATCATGTAGCTGTCATGTATGACCTAgcaatttttaatgcaaaagctATGGCAGATGAGATAACCTGCTGATAGCGCTATCCTTGAGCATAAGTTTTGCAGAGTTTGCTTCCTACTCTGAGTCACTCACATTCTCAGTTTCTCTGGCCTGTGTCCAAGCTCATATTTCATCCTCTCCATGCAATGTAGTTACTTCTGCTTAACACCAAGTTATTCAGCTCAGATACAGGCTTGTCTTGTCTTAACTAAGATACCACTGAATATAGAGCTTAGAAGCAGAATTCAAAACTGGTTGTAATATTGAATGATTTAGATCCACAGTTTTTTGTTCAGCACAAGCTTCTAACAGTACTCCTGAAATATGACAGCATTTCTATTGTATAATGTTAATTTATGTGAATTACTGTGATTTTAATATGTTCTACAGCATTTACAATAATAAGAAACTCTACTGATTTAATTATTAACAATACATTTGGAATAGCTATGTCTGTCAGTATGAGTTTTTCTAGAGAATCTGCTTTACTTTGgtatgaaatggaaatatttccccAATAAGCCCCTTAGGATTCCTGAACTgtggatgtttttttctgtctcccaaAGAAGTTGAGTGAGGTTCAGTTTGAGTCTGAGACCTAAAATTAGTCTACATGTGAGTTAGGTGTCTAAGCTCTTTTTGTAGTCAAATGAAATCTAGcgaattcaaaataaaatacagagctATTCAGTTGATGATCACCtacatttcttcagctgaatgGATGTCATCTCCATTGACTGTGTTCACTACATATCCAAGTTAGACATGCACTACCTAAACATTGGCATTGAGAACCATTTTAGATACCTTTGGTCTTCTGTAGGACTTGTGTCACATCTACCAGTCTCATATGAACACTGCGGATATCTCAGGGTATTTCAAGCAGTCTTAGAGGCATGTTTGCCGGCAGTTGAATCACGGTATGAGTACCTTAATATTCATGTGGAGATCTGCCCATGGGGCCAGCATTTTGTCCACATTAAGTTCTTGTTTTGAAGAATTAAAACTGAACTACAGAAAATGAGTAGAGgtaggaaaggagaagaaaagattaAAGTGACTTGTCAATAGCAGAGATAAATACTTTCAAGCTACCCAGACCTATGCGCCTTTCTTACTGTCTGTTtgtcccttcctcctcctgcccctgttTGCTTAGCAGTTGTAGGTAAAGGCAAGCTGAGCAATGTTTAACATGGGCACAGCATCCTCATTCTCAGAAGCAATGAATAAATGTCTCAAGGCACCACAGTTCACTTCTGTGGGTAAACCCTATTGAAGGCAAATCTCTGGCTCATTTGTTTCTCACACGTAGACCAGTTACATTATCATTGTGCCTAGTGGTCGAGCTTTCCCTTTGGCTGGATGCAGCAACCATGCAACCATGTTGAATCACGAGTAAAATCAGGTTACGTTTAGACTTGAGTAGAGCAGTGACTGtttcaaaactgatttctgttcacttttttttattatttttcctgttaagcAAAAGCAACTTGGGGAGATAAATGGCTGTGCATGTCTGCGTTCTCCTATTGAGAAAGTAGATCCTGCGAAACTGTGTCATACTGGTTGAAGTCAGGTAGGAATATCAAGTGACATTCTCCTTCATGTCTCCATGCAGCTTTCAGAGGGAATCAATGCAGGCCAAGGACTAGGCATTGAAATCATTGCTACCTTCCAGCTGGTGTTGTGTGTCCTTGCCACCACAGACAGAAGAAGGAATGATGTCTCGGGATCAGCACCTTTGGCCATTGGTCTCTCCGTTGCCTTGGGACACCTTCTTGCTGTAAGTTTTAGCTCTCACAGTCAATGCCTGCAATGTGCCACCTCAAGATGAGCCAGTGAAGGCAGGTAGATGATGGACAGGTGAcagttccttccttctccttcctcttcaaagACTGACCTTGTTCCTGCAGCATGGATGGCCCTTCTCCCTTGGCCCCTGTGGCTGTGGCAGTAAATTATGAGGTCGCACATCTGGGAGGAGTTGCTGCAGTAGGACTTGTTTCACTGCTGGCTCAGGACAGGCACATGGAAAACAGTCTTTCCCTTCTCTGAGGAAGAGTGGGTGGGATGAACAAAACTGTTGTGAACCATGCTGCATGTTGCTGTTTGCCCTCCTGTGTAATGAAGGTGCCACATGTGCATCAGTGACTCACCACTGGTTCTCTTTCCACCTCCTAGATTGATTACACCGGTTGTGGAATCAACCCAGCCAGATCTTTTGGCTCAGCGCTGATTGCCAACAACTTTGAAAATCACTGGGTAAGTTGAATAAATTTGTTTAGCTTACAAGAGGCTCTGCATATACATAATCTACAaaatcagaaacatttaaaCACGTATCTTAGCACCAAGTCAGTGTGTTGCCATTTTTATTTCGTTTAACAATGAATAATCTCCTTTTGCACCTGACCAGCCTCAGGAGATCATGAAGTCCTCAAGCTGAGTGTGTATGTTCAGGGTAatacagaacatttttctttggttaTTTCCctttatgtttatttatttcaaatattttaaactttaaagcCTCATTACACAGAATCCTTTATTGATTGTTTATCGCTTAAACAGAGTTTGTAAAGTTCTCCTTCTTAACCTTGTAAAACCTAATTTAGGAAGGTTTTTAAGCAGGTTTATAAACTGAAGTGGATCATGCAATATTTGGAagctaataaaatattcatCTTCTTAAAGTGCTTATGTGCTTTCATGGATAAATGTTCTGGAAACACCATAAATTTTAGATTATTCCCTGTGGTTTAATGTGGTTAAAATGAGGAACTTCATGAGAATTTACTTATTTCACTAAAGCTCAAATAAAGAAGCCTAATATAAAAGCCCTAAATAAGCATGTtgtcttttatatttaaaatgcagcttgTTCCAAATCTCCTACTCATGACTTTCACAGCCAGTTGCATAGGCATTCATGGAAATATAGTGATAGTACACTGTAGTGAAAATTTTGGATAAGGATGCCATTTTGATCTAAagagtaaaacagaaaaggaggacACAGGAAGTTTTGCCATTATCTCCCACTTAAGCACTTTTCTTGGGATACTAAGGTAATTAAGTTAGTAGTTAGTATTTtcagaatttcacagaaaaaagtattttcctttgtagagagagagagagagtgatAGAGGTAATAATTCATATTAAACCACTGATGTtgctgaataaaacaaaacatattttcagaCCAGGAGCTCTTTGGCCGTGCAAATCCCTCAAAATCATCTGTTATTTCTAACAAAGTCAAACTGTCTATTAACGTACTGCTATTACCTCTCCTTCCAAACTTTACTTAAGTGATTAGATCAGTACAATTACAGCAATATCACTAGCTAAATAGCAGCTAGTAGCAAATTAAGCCCCTAATTAGGTCCCCACTaagtattattttctatttcaccTATCACTGAAAGTTGGTGGGAAAATGGAAACTTATGTCCttgtttattttagaaattgtGCTCCCCCACCAAATCTATCTGGAGTAACAAAGGTGTTTTACCAGTGGATACCTAATTTTTAATACCAGGACTTGACATCATAGTCACAGTTATTAATCTCTGGGTCTATTGCCAATTCATGGTGAGAAATTCCTGATTTCTTGCCACATGGTTAAGTAAATATTCGGGTGCAAcactacattttaaatattttcactgtaaaCCTTCAGAGGAGATTTTCAGAGCAGCTTCAAATGCAGTAACACCTGATGTATTAACTGGGCTTGGAACTGTGTTTCAGATCTTCTGGGTTGGCCCAATCATTGGAGGAGCAAGTGCTGCCCTGATTTATGACTTCATCCTGGCTCCCAGAACCAGCGACCTGACCGACCGCATGAAGGTGTGGACCAGCGGCCAAGTAGAAGAGTATGATCTGGAAGGAGATGATATGAACTCCCGGGTTGAAATGAAGCCAAAGTAAAGACAGACaagggggtggaaaaaaaagcacattggTTTCTGAAGATTTTATCAGTGTTATAGACTCTTTGTAAACCAGCAAGCagtactttgttttttaattcaataCGGTTTTCCATTTTTTGCCCCCATTTTTAACACTACTTTTatatctggggttttttaattgcaaagtaTTCAGACCAAGAAGTCATTAGATAGTTTTGCGTGAGCTAAATAAATTGGGCTGAAATTTAACCCCTCCCTCACCACTACCAAATTTTCTTGTGTATTTAGTGTGGGTGGTTCTCCCAGCACATCACTCAGTAATGATAAGTAGTCCAAATGATCAGTCTGTTTGCTGAAAGAACAGATACCGAGGACAAAAAACCATCTGTACCAGTAATGGGGGCCTTATACTGGAAAAAGTGTTGATACAAGTGTGCAAGGCTGGTATTTAATGCCAGCAGTGCATGTAAAAAGCTATGTCAAATCGTTGCCCAAAAACATTGTTTGGAAGGAAAGGCCACTAAAATTTATTTGTTATGTAGAATCAACCataattttctaaatgtttGATAAACTCTGAGAAAGAGGGCCAGAAAAGTTAGAGCAGGGAAAGAATCTCTGGATTCCCAGGATCCATTAGATTTTCTAGTGTTTCATTTTCCCTGACCCTGCATCCAGTTCATTGTGAGGGGAGAGAATATatgacagaacaaaataaagatATATTAATTCCTGGGAAGTGAATAATTAGCAGTCAAATTGGAGAGTAGTAATAACAATGGCAAGAAGAACAACACGATGCCAACATGTAAACAGGATCTGATTGTTCCTGTGACTACTCTGCTTTTGTTCATCTTATTTAACTTCATGTTTTAAagcaaaccaggaaaaaaaaaggccccTTTCTTCCTGACCCCACTCTAATAGCCAGTGCTGTGACATTCAGGGACAATGAATAGATATACACACAGTATATTTTCTAATGAGGGACAAATACATACCAGTGTGTAAGTccattttggggtttgttgctttgtttttatatatatatatatataaatatgtttatataaatgttttataCAGAAAGCCTAGTATACTGTTTTGTAAGAAAATAAGAGCATAAGACAAGTGGAAAGCATTGCAGCAGTGCTTAGCAAAATAAATGACACtggaaacatgaagaaaattaacactcTAAATGATGTGGAATACTATTTTCTGGTTTCGTTTTTGTGTGTTGTGCTACTTATGAATTCCTGAGTAACCCAAAGCATTAGCTGGTCTTACCTACTAACTATAGAATATAGTTAAAGCAGATACATGCTGATATACTTGTTCTGCACTGAACAGTTTTACATAAGGAATGAGGCCCGGAGAAACATACATAGAGAGCTGCATACTTTACCTTTCAGACAAACACCCCAGAGGTGATATGATGGACGTCTCCTGTTGTAGAGACTGTGTGGAAATGGGAACTGAGAGCAGGTTGACACAGGAATCCGGATAGCTTGGATCACTTAATGAAGCTGAACAGATgtacaatgaaaaaaacccgAAAATCACCAGCAAACTAAACAGAATATATTCTATCTTTCTCGTCAACATTTGGTGTGCAATCCCATGTATTGTCTATGTACATACAGCATGATTGGATTTCGGggtggtttaaaaataaacaaaatcagttGTGTTACCACAGGAAGTGTTCACGGTTCTTGATTTTTGATTTGCCTTCCAACACAAcgcaattttattttcagtaccATTCTTCAGGTGCCCCCCTGTAACAATGAGACAATTTCTACTTTTCCACTCTTGACTGCTTCTTTGATTTGATGCTAGCCTTGGTGGAAAGGAAGCTTCTTTCTTTGTAAAGCAGGCAAAGCGGGCCCTCACCCGGAAGTAAGCTCTATCTAAATTATACTTAGAAAGGAAGCAGAATACCAGGGCCTTGTGCCCACTTTTCAGAATCGTATTTTTCAACTCTTTTTGCTGGTATCTCAGTGCATCCATTGACCCAAAATTAACCCTTTCTTACCCTGAAGATTCTATAAACCAGAACAGTTGTGGAAGTCACCCACAGTAAAGAGTTCTGTTCACTTGAGGTAACACCTTTAGTGATGGAGAAAATGTGAGAGCCACAATTTGTTCCTTAGTCTACACCCTGCAAAGAGCAGTATCTCGGCCTATTTTCTACACTTCAAAGTCCACAACTTTGAAGACAAGCAATGCTGCCTTTCTATTTGATGTGTAATAAGACTACAACATGTCAGTTGCTCTAGCTGCTGTTTGTGATCACCacagtaataaataaaatagatgaAAGATGTACAATAACTGTTTCACtagtgaagaaacaaaaaacaggtCAAAGTAAATGAAGTGTGATTTGTTGGTGTATTTATTCACAGTGATAATGTTTAAACGTTTTGCAGAAAGCTTCTGGAAATTAAGTGAAAGCATATTTCAACAGAATTCCAGGCTTAAACCCCTCCCTACTtcttaaagaaggaaaaggttaATGGTATATTTAAAGTGTTTCTGCAAATCTTAGATCCTGAACTGAGAGCAGCAGTTTCTCAACAATGCAAGGCCATAGCTGCTAATGGTGTCCCCATTCCTGCGCAAAAGGTTTTGCTTTGTGCTAGACAAGCACACTTAAAAGTTATCATCATTGCATTAGAATACTTGGAAGATACCCAGCTGAGGAATTAAAAGCATGAAGTGGCAAGTATAGTAACCCACTGGCAAATGTCAAGTGGGCAAATGTATTTACATGTGATCACCCAGAAAGTCAACAAAATCTCCCTGGCACCAAGAGGAGGCCTGGAACACAGTTGTTTAAGACagcttctgtgctggttttggctgggatagagttcattttcttcatagtagctagtatgaggctgtgttttgggtttgtgctgagAACAAAgttgataatacagagatgtttttgttattgctgagcagggcttacacagggtcaaggccttttctatttctcaccccaccccaccagcgaggggctgggggtacACAGGGAGTtgggaaggggcacagctgggacagatgaccccaactgacccaagggatcTTCCATACCATaagacatcatgctcagcaatataaagctgggggaagaagaaggaagggggggactttcggagtgatggtgtttgtcttcccaagtaacaattACAtgtggtggagccctgctttcctggagatggctgaacgcctgcctgcccaggggaaggagtgaatgaattccttgttttgcttcacatgcgcacgtggcttttgctttaccgaTCAAACTgctttatctcaactcatgagttttctcacttatactcttctgattctctcccccaccccactgtgggggagtgagcaattggctgtgaggtgcttagttgctggctggggttaaactacAGCAGCTCCCATGATGTACGCACTAATAGTTCCTGACCTATGGACAAAGAGACCATGTTTGTGCCCTGCCGATTCCTGGGGAGAAACCTCTGTATATATGACACGTTCTAACAGGAAAAGATGATTAAGGGTAGATGCTTTCATAGATTTGCAAGGGACCACCTGCCATGGTTTCAGTAGCCATTCTGCCAGGTAGCCCACAGCATACCAAATACCCACAGTATGGTGGGCACACAGGTGCTGGTAAACGAAAAAGCACAGGGGAATATTCCCAAGTAGAGGAACACAGTTGTCAGTGCCTGTATGGACCATCGCAGCTAACATTCTCCCAAACTTTTTCCCGGCAAAGTTGAGCTACACAAACATGATGCACTCTGCTCTGTTTTGTCTGAGGGCCAGTCGTCATCCCAGGGATAGACACCATCAGCAGTGCAGACGTACTTTGTGGTTTAGACAGCTGACAAAGTACTATCTGGTTTTCGCATGCCCAGGTACAAGACAACCTAGAAGATGTCTGAGCAAGGTGCTTTGAATTCGTCCCTGGAGAAAGCTCTGCCACTCCATTGATTCTATAGTCCAATATCTCTAAGGAGATATGGGTCCTAACTTTAGTCATCTATCTTTAGAAGTAAATACATGCTCTGCCTCCCCATTGTAACTGTGGCAATTTAATTTTAGATTTCATGTTGCTCAACTCTACATAGACTTTTAACACgtgcaaggaaagaaaggcGATTCAAACATAACATAATGACAGCCAACAAGCCAGGAAGCTTCCATTGTCTTTCCATATCCACCAGCTGCACCAGTCACAATTCATagcttaatgtttttaaaaattaaaataacacaaGAATACTAATAAAGAGTTTCTCAtagtatttcagtgttttccctCCTTTTACCCAGTTGAAGTTTGGACGTGCTAAGAGTCATgcaataaaattatattaagaaTATGGCCATTATGATTCATTTGAAGCCTGGGCTGTAGTAAACAACTGTGCCAAGAATGGTTCTgggtttcatattttttaagcCTCATATCATTGAAAGGACcattttttttgtatgtatgtTGTCTGATATTACAGAAATTACTTAGCCCAGAATTCCTTCTGGGGACAAATGCATCATTTTATAGATTTTCCAAAGCTGAATTGTGAAATCAATCCTCTTTTTAAATAAGTTCATCGATAATTAGGCATTAGCCATTTATGAGATCGCGTTGCTTTAAGCTCTTGAAATCATATACCACATAGGGCTATGAATGATGTTCTTGAGAAGGCAAAATTCCTGTTGACTTCAAGGTTCCTTTGTGTTGTTGGACAAATCTAATATGTTCAGGTCTACAACAGGAGTTAACACACAAAATTCTGATTTGTGTGAAATCTTGTGTGAAATCTCTCAGTGAAATCTTATTCTTCTTGAAGACACAGTCATTGTCTGTTATTTATTCTGGGAAAGCAAAATTTGACCCTAACTATTTATCACCAGACAAAACCCCAATTTAGATCAGTTATTTGTTGCTATGTGTCTTTGCTTCTGAGCAAAACTTTCTAGGGACCTGTGTTCCTGACCACTTCCATGTAACCATGGATGCCTGCCCATGACCATTCCTGTCCTCCTTTAATCCTGCAGGGAGAGATGGGCAGGTAATAGCAATTGGCAGAACCAGTTAGGGACCTCAGCTATAATAGTCTTCAGATGTGGAGATCAGCCCTATTGCCTGTCATACTCTGATAAATTACTGTATACTTCAGAATTTGGTAAAGAAGCTGAGCACAAAACAACCAATGGAACGAAGAGTGGATGGAGGGAAGTGATACACTGCATAAAAGGCAATTGATTTTATTAGCATTCAAAAAGAGTCATTCTCCTTTCACCTTGGTTGAACTATATACCCTACTACCCTTGAACCATGCCTATTTGAATGAAAGGTCTTCAACTTTTTCAATCATTGTGTTATGAGATTTATATATTTTGATAAAAAAGAACCCTAGAAATTCAATACACTCCCCTTTTCATGATCTCCTGAACTTCCTGATCTGTTATGCTCTAAAATTTGCCATGAATTGCCCTCATTGTGccat contains the following coding sequences:
- the AQP1 gene encoding aquaporin-1; the encoded protein is MASEFKKKAFWRAVVAEFLAMSLFIFISIGSALGFSFPVVGNKTSTRSQDNVKVSLAFGLSIATMAQSVGHISGAHLNPAVTLGLLLSCQISILKALMYIIAQCLGAVVATAILSGVTSSLPNNLLGLNSLSEGINAGQGLGIEIIATFQLVLCVLATTDRRRNDVSGSAPLAIGLSVALGHLLAIDYTGCGINPARSFGSALIANNFENHWIFWVGPIIGGASAALIYDFILAPRTSDLTDRMKVWTSGQVEEYDLEGDDMNSRVEMKPK